A window of the Sporosarcina sp. FSL K6-2383 genome harbors these coding sequences:
- a CDS encoding UV damage repair protein UvrX: MYEQLPDRQIVCLDMRSFYASCAAVIEGLDVTKTPIAVIGNKQKKGGIVLAASPMLKEKFRVQSCMRLFEIPDDPAIHLIEPQMALYIDISMEIVRLLNNYVPKEAIHVYSIDESFIDLGGTERLWGPVEETVKRIQDDLENQFQLRSACGIGPNMLLAKLALDIEAKKTGVARWTYEDVPTKLWPVAPLSRMWGIGSRLEKTLNDMGIFSVGDLAHAPLETLEKKFGLMGNQLYHHAHGIDLSELGAPLVEGQKSYGKGQVLYRDYNKREDVLTVMLEMCEDVAKRTREARKAGRTVHLSIGYSKRALSGGFSRSRSIGEATNETMKIYQLCIALFDKFHDGSPVRRLSISLTNLEDEHSMQLSLFDDRSERTRQLGATIDALRNKYGSNAILRAVSYTEAGTAIERDKLIGGHKK; the protein is encoded by the coding sequence ATGTATGAACAGTTACCAGACCGACAAATCGTCTGCCTTGATATGCGTAGCTTTTATGCCAGCTGTGCGGCGGTGATTGAAGGGCTCGATGTCACGAAGACCCCTATTGCCGTTATTGGCAATAAACAAAAGAAAGGCGGAATTGTCCTGGCGGCATCTCCCATGCTGAAGGAAAAGTTTCGTGTACAGTCTTGCATGCGGCTATTTGAAATTCCAGATGATCCCGCGATTCATCTTATCGAACCACAGATGGCGTTATATATTGATATATCAATGGAAATTGTCCGATTGCTAAATAATTATGTGCCAAAAGAAGCTATCCATGTTTATAGTATCGATGAAAGTTTTATTGACCTAGGTGGGACGGAGCGATTATGGGGACCTGTGGAAGAGACGGTTAAACGGATACAAGACGATCTTGAAAACCAATTTCAATTACGCTCAGCATGTGGAATTGGACCGAATATGCTGTTGGCCAAACTGGCCCTTGATATCGAAGCAAAAAAGACGGGCGTCGCGCGGTGGACTTATGAGGATGTCCCTACAAAGCTATGGCCTGTCGCACCGTTAAGTCGCATGTGGGGAATCGGCAGTCGATTGGAAAAGACATTGAACGACATGGGAATATTCTCTGTCGGCGATCTTGCCCACGCGCCTCTTGAAACGCTAGAAAAGAAATTCGGCCTTATGGGCAACCAATTATATCATCATGCGCATGGTATCGACTTGTCCGAACTAGGCGCCCCACTCGTTGAAGGACAAAAGAGCTATGGGAAAGGGCAAGTGTTGTATCGCGATTATAATAAACGAGAAGATGTACTCACGGTCATGCTTGAAATGTGCGAAGACGTTGCAAAGAGGACAAGGGAAGCGAGGAAGGCAGGGCGCACGGTTCATTTGTCTATCGGCTATTCGAAACGAGCACTGTCTGGTGGTTTTAGCCGTTCGCGTTCGATAGGCGAGGCGACCAATGAAACAATGAAAATCTATCAGCTATGTATAGCATTATTCGATAAGTTTCATGACGGTAGTCCGGTTCGGCGTTTATCGATTAGCCTAACAAATTTGGAAGATGAGCATTCCATGCAGCTCAGCCTATTCGATGATCGTTCAGAACGAACCCGGCAATTAGGTGCAACCATTGATGCACTCAGAAATAAATATGGATCGAACGCCATTCTTCGTGCAGTGTCTTATACAGAAGCCGGAACAGCTATTGAGAGAGATAAGTTGATTGGCGGGCATAAGAAATAG